The Entomobacter blattae nucleotide sequence ATGGCAGCCGTTCTAATTATGGTGGCTACTGGCCAGGGGAAATTGTTGGCATGTACCTTGCCCCCTTATCCAATATTGCCATTCACCAGATAGACCTTACCGCCACCCCTCCATGGCACCTTCTTCATAACCAGGACAAGCTAACATTTGGCCTTCACTTCTATTCCCTTTCCTTAATTCATCCTGGAGGGTTAGGTTTTGCCGCAGAAAGCCCAAAACATATTTCTGATGAAATAGACCTCTCAGCAGAATATGTCTTTGATCCAAGTTTTTCTGGAGCTCTCACAGGGGGGATCGCCTCATCTGGTTCAGCTGCCAGTCGTTTGGTCAATAGTAGCCTCCCTCAAGGGGTAAAGCCCATCCATATCAGCCATTATAGTGGTATTATAGAAATGTTTTTTTATAAAAGTTTTTAACTATACCCATAATAAAATCATAAAAAATGCCTTAATGACCATGAAAAAGAAGGGTTACACCATAAATCATAAGCTTCTTAAAATCATTGCTTAAGATATTCAGAGACCCTTCGGTAAAAAATTAAAAAACACTGCCTGAATACCCATTTTTCCACATCTTGCCTTCTTCTTCCTCATGATTCCCAAATCCCTTAACCCTTTTCCCTCACAATAGATTTTTTCGAAATAGACTGCTTTTTAAGAGAAAATTTCTTGTTAAGAAACACTTTCATGGACAACAGGTGTTTCGTGGTTTTTATACCCAAACGCCTCAACCAAAAATCTCCACCTGAATCTATGCAACTCTTTGTTTATGAATCCGTTTTCAATAAACCAACAGCCATTATTTCCTTCTTAAACCTTTTAATATTTAACTTGAAAATGACTTTACCACCCAGAAATGGGTGGTTTTTTATAATAAGTTTCATGATTTATTTCTACCTATTATGGGTAAAAATAGCCCCCTATTACTTTTTTAAAGAAGCCTGTTCCAAAAAATGGCCCATAAGTCTTTCTCCCATGGGTCTTTCCTTAGAAGAATGAAGGAAGCTATTAACAGTACTAAATTAGTCCTGTTAATAGCTTCCCTTTATAACAACGATAAGATCCATCTAATGGATTGAAGAAAAACAATAGGTTATAGGTTAACCATACTAAAAAAGTAAGGTTTGATAAAAAGTGGCGAATAAAAATAATAACTGATCAACAGTTATAACCGATTCTAACAAAAAACCGCACCTATAAAACAGGTGCGGTTTTTTGCGAGCTCATCCATAAACTGTTTTTCTCAATCTCCTCAACAACTTAGGGTTCCTGATAGAATTTTAAAAAGCTGACTGAACCCGCATCACCACTGAATCTAATGAACGCCCATTCAGATTAATGGGATTTCCATCAGAATAACTAGCATGAATATGGCTATAATCCAGCATCACCCGAAAGTGGCGATTCAAAGACCAGTTCAAGCCAAGGCTGACGATATCTTGCTTACCACCTTGCACTCCGCCCTTATCAATCTTATCGTTAAGGTCAACAACGCTCCACCGAGCTTGGGCTTCCAAAGCGCCCAAGTTTCCATGTGTCGGATTAAAATCCTCTTCCACTCCTGGAGCGCGAAATGCTGCAGAGCGGATATCATAGGCACGAGGTTTTCCAAAAATCGTATAACCTGCGGAAACATAGTAGCCTTGAAAATTCAAATTTGGGAGGCTCCCTTGCTCACCCTTACCATCACGATTAACACCAATATGAATATATTCCGCCTTAAGCAACGCTCTATCCCAGCGCACAGCAAATTCAGGCCCAGCTTCCCATATTTGCGAGACATCCTTAAGAGTTCCGGTCGTCACAAGGCGATCAGATGTTAAACGAGATTCCGGCCTTGCCCCCAGAGAATAAAGGCGGCCACCGGAGTTTTTATCAACCTGAAAAGCACTTGAAGCTGATAGACCCAAATGCATATCCCAATCCTTACTAGCAATAGGCCGCCCTGCCACACGAAAAACACCCCCCGTCTGATTTTCGACAGTGGAAGGATCATTCGTGTTACGACCAAAGGAATGCCCGGTTAAATAAGCTCCTATATACCATTGATCCCCATAGGTAATCCCACCAACACTAAAACGGGCATCGCCTGCAGCAATATTACGGGCAATCTCAGAAATCTCTGGCCGCTCCAGGAACTGGAATTCATTAGAGCTTTCAGAATCTTCCAATGTCACACGAGGCTGAAAATAACCGATCGTCAGAATGGTATTTTCCAAGCCACCATATTGTAAGTTTCCTTCATAAAGGGTTACTTTCCCGTCAGGGCTCCCCCCATATTCTGGCGTCACATTGGCAGCAAACGTATCATAGCGGAAGGTGAAGGGAATACGGAGCCTACGGGCATTTTGCGTAAAACTTTTAAAATCTCCCTTTTTCTCTCCCTCTCGCGGAGCAGTGCTAAGAAAACCTCCAAAATCCTCATGAAAAGCTAACCCAATGGCTAAACTGTAATGCCCATCATCGGAGGCAATAGTCGGGCGCCCTCCTGGGAAACCAATGGTTATTCCGCCAATATGGACACTTTCATCCTTAACACTGGCTGTTTGTATTAGCGGCATATCAGGTGACCAAAATGAAGCCCCACGATCTGGCGGAGGACGATCAAGATGTTCTACCACCATTGGCTTTTTGCTTTTTTTGCCGTGAGCAGACACTGGCTCATCACGCTTCTCTGCTGTAGCAAGCATAACCGGCCGAGGTCCCGCCGCAACTTGAGGGTGAGAGGCCTGACCCTCTACAGACTCAGCTGGCTTGGCAGTCGCTACCTGGGTAGAAGAGGTTGAAGTATGGGCATATTTTGTACGATTATGAGACGAAGACCCACTCTTTTGGGCCATCTTGGCATTAACATGTGCGAGCTCCTTTTTGAGCGAAGAAATCTGAGCTGTCATGGCCTGTGCCATTGCCAGCATCTGTTTTTTCAAGGCAATAATCTCATCATGCTCTGAAGAAGGAGGCGCTGCATAAGCTGCTGTGGAACATAAAATGGAACCAATAAAGGAAGCTGTAATTTTTCTGGAATCAATCCATTGCATAAGAGCAGTAACCTTCTTGCTTGTAAAACTGCTCTTTCATTACCAATTCAGCGGCCAAAAAGTGTTTCAATACGATGAAGCTTCTGTGAAAGTTTTGTTAAACTCAGTATGTAATATGACTCTTTGTCATAAAAACTTAACAAAAATGAGATGGAAAAATTACGCCTCCACTCTTAAAGTTTTGCCAATACCAACGGTTTTAAGGCTTTATTATGCGCCACTTTTTCTTATCTGTTCCCGTTATGGGGTTTACCTTTTTGGCCCTCTCCTTTTCTGCCCATGCCCAACAAGACACAACCATTACCGGGGTGGGCTCAAGTTTTGCAGCGCCTATCTATCAAAGATGGGCCGCATCCTCTCAATCACAAACACATATAAAACTCAATTATCAGGCCCTAGGCTCCAGCGCCGGACAAAACCAGATCATGAATCATACAGTGGATTTTGGCGCTTCAGACGTGCCCCTTCCCCCTAACAAGCTGGAATATAACCACCTGCTCCAATTTCCAACCATTTTAGGCGGAATCGTGCCTGTAGTGAATATTCCCAATCTTAAGTCCGGTGAACTGCACCTAACAGGAGAAATTCTGGCCAATATCTTCCTGGGACAGATTACGTATTGGGATGACCCAACCATACAAAATATAAACCCTCATCTTAAAATGCCCCATCTGGAAGTTGCCCCCGTTCATCGAGCTGATGGTTCGGGAACAACCTTTATCTTTACCTCTTATCTGGCGCGGCATTCCAAAGAGTGGGTAAAAAATGCCGGAGCAGGAACTTCCATCACCTGGCCTAGTGGCACGGGAGCCAAAGGAAATAACGGTGTAGCCTCAGTTGTAAAAAATACCGAAGGTAGTATTGGCTATGTTGAATATGCCTATGCCCATGAAAATGCCTTAACGACACCAGCCTTAAAAAACCGTACCGGGCGGTTTATAGAACCTAACGAAAACAGTTTTGCAAAAGCAGCGAGTTCAGCCCACTGGGAAAAGGCCCAGAATTACGAGGTAGACCTGTTGGATACTGAAGGCGAAGAAGCATGGCCTATCCTTTCCGGCACCTATGTTTTACTCTCCAAAGAGAATAAAAATAATCTGCCAGTCGTTCAGTTTTTTTCCTGGGCATTTGACCACGGCAACCCAACAGCGCAGTCTCTTTTTTATATCCCACTCCCTAACACCGTTAAAAACACTATACGCACCACGGTTTGGAACCATGCTGTTTCGCCTTCTTCATCTACACCATAGCTTTGAAAGACCAGAAATAAAAGCAGGCCAAATCGTATGAATTTTTCTAAAAAACATCTTTCCTCCACCGTTTTTTCCTGTCTGGTATGGGGTGCGGGGCTTTTTGTGTTGGTGCTCCAGCTCGCTATTATGACGGAAATGTTTCTAGGAGGGTGGAAAGCTTTCTCTACATTTGGCTTTCATTTTCTTATCGATAGAAGCTGGAACCCCGTTAAGCAGGTTTTTGGCGCTGCAGCGCCCTTATTTGGCACCCTTATGACATCGATCATTGCCCTTGTCATTGCCCTTCCCTTTGCTTTTGGGTGTGCCTTTTGGCTTAGCCAGCTGGCACCCCCTAAAATGAAAAAAATTGTTGGCCATGCTATCCAACTCTTAGCAGCTATTCCTTCTATTATCTTTGGCATGTGGGGGTTTTTTATTGTGGTGCCCTTCATGGCCCGTGTTGTACAGCCTTATGGAAAAACCTTCTTTAAAGATATCCCCCCTCTTGAGTGGCTTGTCCAAGGACCGCCCTTCGGAACAGGGTTGCTCACCGCAGGCATTATCCTTGCAATTATGATTACCCCCTTTATCTGCGCTATCCTGCAAGATGCTTTTGCCAACACCCCAACAAACCTGATCGAAAGTGCCTACAGCCTAGGCGCAACAAAATGGGAAATCGTGCGCCATATTATCCTACCCTGGTCATTTCGGCCCCTTATTGGGGGAATTATCCTAGGATTGGGCCGAGCTTTGGGAGAGACAATGGCCGTTACATTTGTTATTGGCAATGCGAACCGGATTGGCTGGTCTCTCTTTTCTCCCAGTAATACAATAGCCTCACTTATTGCCCTTGAATTTCCTGAAAGCCCAGCAGGGAGCTTAAAGCTTTCTGCTCTCTTAGCCTTAGGGTTTATTCTTATGGTGATCTCTTTTTTCACCTTAAGCTATTCACGGTTCTTACTCAAAAGGTTCTCTTAAATTATGCATTCCTCTGCATCTTCCTTGCAAAGGCATAAAATTTCATCTGTCGTCAAAAAACGGCGGCTCATGAACCAAATAAGCTGCTTGCTGGCATGGGGGGCTACAGCCCTTGTGGTGATGGTGATTTTTTCCATTCTCCTCACCCTGCTATGGAATGGAATAAGGGGCTTAACCCTCTTTACCTTTACCCATATTACGGCAGCTCAAGGCCTGCCAGGGGGGTTACTGAATGCCATTATGGGCAGCCTTATTCAGGTCAGTCTTGCCACCTGCCTTGGCACCCCTTTAGGAATTCTGGCAGGAATTTTCCTTTCTGAGTTTAACCGCTTCCCCGCTCTGTCCAGTGCGGTGCGTTTTGTCTCTGACATGCTGCTTTCAGCACCTTCTATTTTAATTGGATTATTTGTCTACCTTCTCCTTGTCGCCAGTGTTGGCCATTTCTCTGGCTTTGCAGGGGCCTGTGCCTTAGCGATCCTCATTATTCCCGTCATTATTCGCACAACTGAGGATTCCCTTCACCTGGTTCCTTCAGCGTTAAGAGAAGCAGGAGCAGCCTTGGGAACAGCCAAATGGAAAACTGTGCTGTTTATCTGCCTTCCTTCTGCTAAAACTGGGATATTAACCGGAATTTTACTAGGGATCGCCCGCATCTCTGGGGAGACAGCGCCCTTACTTTTTACCTCCCTCGGTAATATGGACTGGTCCATCGACCTCGCCAAACCCATGGCAAGCCTACCGCTTGTTATTTACGCTTATATTGATTCTGCTGACACAGCCTGGATCCACCTTGCCTGGACAGCCGCACTGCTTATTACCATAGGCGTTTTAGGGCTTAATATTGTGGCCCGCTCATTTCTTTCCACCCCAGCCCAAAAACAGAAATAACCATGACCCCTGCCCCAATAGAGAACAAGACCATCCTCTCCATCGAAAAACTAAACTTTTTTTATGGCCACCAACAAACGCTCTACGACATTACAATGAATGTCCCTGCCTACAAGGTTACAGGCCTAATTGGCCCTTCAGGCTGTGGAAAATCAACCTTACTTCGCACCCTTAACCGAATGTATGATCTCTACCCCGAGCAACGCGCAGAAGGAACAGTTCTTTTTGAAGACTATGATATTCTTTCTAGCAAAATTGACCTCGATCTTTTACGCACAAAAATAGGGATGGTTTTTCAACGCCCCACAGCCTTTAGCATGTCCATTTTTGATAATATTGCCTTTGGGATCCGCCTCCATGAAAAGTTGAATCTCACAGAGCTGGAAGAACGTATTACCAATGTTTTACAGCAAGTAACCCTATGGAACGAGGTTAAAGACCGCCTGCATCATTCTGCCCTTTCCCTTTCTGGCGGCCAGCAGCAGCGCCTATGCATTGCCAGGGCTTTGGCCACCAAACCTGAGATCCTCCTCATGGATGAGCCAACAAGTGCCCTTGATCCTATCTCTACAGCTCATATTGAAGAATTACTCGACGAGATCTGTCAAAACCACAGTATTATTATTGTTACCCACAACCTTCAGCAAGCCGCCCGTTGCACAGACCAGGTTGGTTTTCTCTTTCAGGGAAAACTCGTGGAACTAAATGCCTCAGAAAAACTCTTTACTGCACCAGAAAACCCTCGCACACAGGATTATATAACGGGCCGTTTCGGCTGAAGGATATTGCCCCATGACATCTCAAAAACATACCGTTCATAGTTACGAAAAAGAGCTTTCTTACCTTAAAGAGCTATTACTGCGCATGTCTGGTCTTGTAGAGCAGCAATTTTCAAATGCAATTAACCTTTTATTGCAAGGACAAAATACAGCCCTTGCCCAAAACATCATAAGAGCAGATCAAAAAACAGACAGTCTTGAAAAAGAAATAGAAATCAACGCCATTAAACTTTTAGCGTTAAGGGCCCCCATGGCCCAGGATCTTCGAGAAATTGTCTCCTCCCTTAAGATCAGTGCCAATCTTGAACGCATTGGCGATCTTGCTGCCAATATTGCCAGACGCTTCACCGAAATAGGCGATATTAACACCCTTCCCCCTCTCTCCTCACTCATAACCATGGGTAAACGCATTGAGGATAACCTGCAAAAAACCATTCAGGCCCTTACCCAACTTGATAAGGATATGGTGTTCTATCTCTGGGCGGCGGATGAACAAATCGACCAATTCTATATCAATGTTTTATGTGAAATTACCAACTATATGACTGAGCATAAAGAGTATGTCACACCCTGTTCACATCTCCTCTTTATTGCCAAAAATATGGAGAGAATTGGCGACCATATTACAAATATTTCAGAATATGTTTATTATATTGTCACTGGCGATCTTCTCCCCTCAAATATCAGGAGCGAAAAAAATTCTCCTGCTTACAAAAACACATAATGAAAGAGAGACGATTGCCCCATCCCCCCTATATTCTGATAGTGGAAGATGATGCTGCCATTACTTTGCTGCTCACTTATAATCTTACCCAGGCAGGTTTTGAAGTTAGCACGGCTGGAACAGGAAAAGAAGCCTTGGAAAAAATCAATGCCCGCCTGCCCGATGCTATTATTCTTGATTGGATGCTTCCAGTCTTCTCAGGCATAGAGGTGTGCCAGAAAATCCGTGCCACCCCGCATCTTCAGAATCTGCCCATTCTTATGTTAACAGCACGCAATAAAGAAGAAGATACCATCAATAGCTTTACAAGTGGAGCCGATGATTTTGTTACCAAACCTTTTAGCATTACTCCCCTTATCTTGCGTTTACGGGCCCTTTTAAAACGCTCCCACCCTGCTCAAAACCACCATAGCCCAATACTGACCTTTCATGATGTCACTATGAATCTACAAGAGCACAAAGTCCAAAGAGGACAGCGTAATATTTTGCTTGGCCCGACCGAATTTAAAATGCTTGAGCTTTTTTTACGCAACCCTCGTAGGGTTTTTTCCCGTAATGATTTGCTAAATATTTTATGGAGTGCACATAATATCAACGTAGAAGCCAGAACGATTGATGTTCATATCCGACGGTTAAGACGAGAACTCAATGCCGAAAATGAACCCGATATTATTCGTACCATACGGTCTGCCG carries:
- a CDS encoding OprO/OprP family phosphate-selective porin, with product MQWIDSRKITASFIGSILCSTAAYAAPPSSEHDEIIALKKQMLAMAQAMTAQISSLKKELAHVNAKMAQKSGSSSHNRTKYAHTSTSSTQVATAKPAESVEGQASHPQVAAGPRPVMLATAEKRDEPVSAHGKKSKKPMVVEHLDRPPPDRGASFWSPDMPLIQTASVKDESVHIGGITIGFPGGRPTIASDDGHYSLAIGLAFHEDFGGFLSTAPREGEKKGDFKSFTQNARRLRIPFTFRYDTFAANVTPEYGGSPDGKVTLYEGNLQYGGLENTILTIGYFQPRVTLEDSESSNEFQFLERPEISEIARNIAAGDARFSVGGITYGDQWYIGAYLTGHSFGRNTNDPSTVENQTGGVFRVAGRPIASKDWDMHLGLSASSAFQVDKNSGGRLYSLGARPESRLTSDRLVTTGTLKDVSQIWEAGPEFAVRWDRALLKAEYIHIGVNRDGKGEQGSLPNLNFQGYYVSAGYTIFGKPRAYDIRSAAFRAPGVEEDFNPTHGNLGALEAQARWSVVDLNDKIDKGGVQGGKQDIVSLGLNWSLNRHFRVMLDYSHIHASYSDGNPINLNGRSLDSVVMRVQSAF
- the pstS gene encoding phosphate ABC transporter substrate-binding protein PstS, whose amino-acid sequence is MRHFFLSVPVMGFTFLALSFSAHAQQDTTITGVGSSFAAPIYQRWAASSQSQTHIKLNYQALGSSAGQNQIMNHTVDFGASDVPLPPNKLEYNHLLQFPTILGGIVPVVNIPNLKSGELHLTGEILANIFLGQITYWDDPTIQNINPHLKMPHLEVAPVHRADGSGTTFIFTSYLARHSKEWVKNAGAGTSITWPSGTGAKGNNGVASVVKNTEGSIGYVEYAYAHENALTTPALKNRTGRFIEPNENSFAKAASSAHWEKAQNYEVDLLDTEGEEAWPILSGTYVLLSKENKNNLPVVQFFSWAFDHGNPTAQSLFYIPLPNTVKNTIRTTVWNHAVSPSSSTP
- the pstC gene encoding phosphate ABC transporter permease subunit PstC; protein product: MNFSKKHLSSTVFSCLVWGAGLFVLVLQLAIMTEMFLGGWKAFSTFGFHFLIDRSWNPVKQVFGAAAPLFGTLMTSIIALVIALPFAFGCAFWLSQLAPPKMKKIVGHAIQLLAAIPSIIFGMWGFFIVVPFMARVVQPYGKTFFKDIPPLEWLVQGPPFGTGLLTAGIILAIMITPFICAILQDAFANTPTNLIESAYSLGATKWEIVRHIILPWSFRPLIGGIILGLGRALGETMAVTFVIGNANRIGWSLFSPSNTIASLIALEFPESPAGSLKLSALLALGFILMVISFFTLSYSRFLLKRFS
- the pstA gene encoding phosphate ABC transporter permease PstA — protein: MHSSASSLQRHKISSVVKKRRLMNQISCLLAWGATALVVMVIFSILLTLLWNGIRGLTLFTFTHITAAQGLPGGLLNAIMGSLIQVSLATCLGTPLGILAGIFLSEFNRFPALSSAVRFVSDMLLSAPSILIGLFVYLLLVASVGHFSGFAGACALAILIIPVIIRTTEDSLHLVPSALREAGAALGTAKWKTVLFICLPSAKTGILTGILLGIARISGETAPLLFTSLGNMDWSIDLAKPMASLPLVIYAYIDSADTAWIHLAWTAALLITIGVLGLNIVARSFLSTPAQKQK
- the pstB gene encoding phosphate ABC transporter ATP-binding protein PstB; its protein translation is MTPAPIENKTILSIEKLNFFYGHQQTLYDITMNVPAYKVTGLIGPSGCGKSTLLRTLNRMYDLYPEQRAEGTVLFEDYDILSSKIDLDLLRTKIGMVFQRPTAFSMSIFDNIAFGIRLHEKLNLTELEERITNVLQQVTLWNEVKDRLHHSALSLSGGQQQRLCIARALATKPEILLMDEPTSALDPISTAHIEELLDEICQNHSIIIVTHNLQQAARCTDQVGFLFQGKLVELNASEKLFTAPENPRTQDYITGRFG
- the phoU gene encoding phosphate signaling complex protein PhoU — encoded protein: MTSQKHTVHSYEKELSYLKELLLRMSGLVEQQFSNAINLLLQGQNTALAQNIIRADQKTDSLEKEIEINAIKLLALRAPMAQDLREIVSSLKISANLERIGDLAANIARRFTEIGDINTLPPLSSLITMGKRIEDNLQKTIQALTQLDKDMVFYLWAADEQIDQFYINVLCEITNYMTEHKEYVTPCSHLLFIAKNMERIGDHITNISEYVYYIVTGDLLPSNIRSEKNSPAYKNT
- a CDS encoding response regulator yields the protein MPHPPYILIVEDDAAITLLLTYNLTQAGFEVSTAGTGKEALEKINARLPDAIILDWMLPVFSGIEVCQKIRATPHLQNLPILMLTARNKEEDTINSFTSGADDFVTKPFSITPLILRLRALLKRSHPAQNHHSPILTFHDVTMNLQEHKVQRGQRNILLGPTEFKMLELFLRNPRRVFSRNDLLNILWSAHNINVEARTIDVHIRRLRRELNAENEPDIIRTIRSAGYALDLVSAS